The Calypte anna isolate BGI_N300 chromosome 1, bCalAnn1_v1.p, whole genome shotgun sequence region TCAGCAACTTTTCCATggtttttcaagctttttttttaaaccagagcCAAGGTGACATCTGCTAATGAGCAAGATTTTGCCTTGGCAAAAGAGTGCAGCTCCTGCTTTAGGCAGAAGTGCATAGGAGCTGAGGGTCCCTCTCTGAGCTGTCATCCTAGATTTGCTATGAGACACAAAAAACACATCAACACCAACATGTTTCTGCTCTGGGGATTAGAGATAGAGAGTGGCAGAGAAttgctgccactgactttgtGCATTCATACCTCATGTGTGAGGGAAGTTACTGGTCTAAACAAAGGGAAATAGAAAGCCTACTTCAGTATTTAGACTTGAGAGCCCTGCTAAAGCATTTCACAaatataatttatctttttgttcatttgttcttttttatctcTATGGAGACCAAAAAAGCTCTcaatatttaaggaaaagagCTGATAGAACATGGGAAAATTAATTCCACCCTCAGGCAGGACCAGAGAAAGGATCTACTTAAGTGTTTTATGAGACTTGACAGGCTAAACCTTTGTGAAAATCATTAtgcatatatttaatatatggGGAATACCAGGCTGGTCATGAAGATACTTCTTGACTGCTTTCAGAGCAGAACATGTTATGTAGAATTTTCTACAAACTTTTGGCTGTGGAAATTAGGGGCCAGAACAATAAAGCTGAAGCTAACTTAATTCATCTGATGAAACACAGATTTCCCAGGGTGtattgttttgttggtttttttttgcctcagtaaCAAACATATTCttgcattattaaaataaaaaactagtatgaaaggaggaaaaaattactcttgGTCTGCCCTAGGAGATTTGTCACAGGGTGTTGCTAGGGCAAAGGCCGAAAGGGTCCCACTGTTCCTATAGCAGGAGCATCCTCTTTGAGTCTGTTAGGTAGGACAGGTATTTGCAAGGATTGCAGGCTCTTCTAGCTTTGATcctcaaaggaaataaatgccACAGCCCTTGAGGCCAATGTGGCTGCCGAAATGTGGATTTATTGAGTGTGTGCCCTACCCAGACATTATCCCAAGGAGTAGCATAGCCCAGCCCTGGACCTTCCAGGATTTCTTGTCCTTTTCCTGAAGTGTGCCATGCCAGCTGCTCTCAAAGCTAAGTACTCTGAAAGTGCTGGCAACTCATGTCTCCTTTTCATGTTTTTGCATATACTGGTTTCACACGGTCCCAGCACGCTGAAAGCCAGTAAAATTAATAAGCAAAGTAAAtcaagcagagaaaaaatgaagaactACCCTAGCATGAGGTAAACAAAAGCTGTGTTGTTCAGCTGTGACACTGACTGTGCTCTACCTGAGGAAGAGATGGAGCAGAATCCCCCCTGGCTGCCTCCTCATCACCTTGCCTGACCAGAGCCATTGCCCCAGCCCTTGGTTGTCCTTCAGcccagcagaggggacaggTGTCTGGGCAGGTGCTGTGAGGCCATGgtggagcagagcccaggcagcagagaaTGGCGTTGGTGGAGCGAAGAGTGTAAATCCTGAGCGTGAGCCCAGGCGTGACAGGGTACAACTGCATGCCTGATGGGCACAGCCATCAGATGGAGGGGCCCAGCATCCATGCTGCCTGGAGAAGCAGGGATAAGGCCCTGAGTTATTCCCCACCATTCTTAGCATGTTGACACAGCTCAGGTGTCTGTGGACCTGTTCAGGTGCTGAAGCGGGACTCAGTGCTCCCCATAAACCCCAGGATCTCTCCAGAGCTGGGTGCCCCTCATTCCTCTTCAGCTTTGGTTTTGCCCTGTGCTGCCAAATAGCTGCCAGGCCTTTCAAGAGGACATGGAGAAGTGGGCAGTCCTGCCAAGAGGCTGTTTTTCCCTGAGTTCCATGCAGCTGGGCAATGCACACAGCTCCCTCTGCAGTGGGGCAGGGTAGGGGCACCATCTCCAGGTGCACAGCTGCATGGCCTGAGGCCCAGAGGGCTAATGTGGTTTTGCCTACATTCACATTAGTGGTACACAAACTCCCAGAACCCCCTCTAACCACTAGACAATGCTTCCTGCCTTGTTATGTTattaattcagaataattttgcaAGGCAGGGAGGGCCCAGTGGGGAGTGCAGTGGCAGGAGGTGACCAGTCAGGTTTGAGCATCTTTCAGAACTGATGCCCCTTTGCTTCTCAATCCTTTGCTGTGCAGGTCCTGCATCTCCAGAGACCTTTCTAACTCCTCCCTCAACCACACCCTGATGAAACGTGGCAGGGTAAGTGGGGTAAGTGGGGAGACGACACAGGGGGCAGTCCACATTTCTGTACAAGTCATAGGGCTGCACAGACAGAACCTGCAAGACAACCTGCCTGCATTCCCAACACCTGAGAGAGATCCTGGCAGTCATGGACAGGTAAAATGAATGCCTCCAGTTTCTTGCACATATAAGAAACAAGGATCTACCTTTTAGAATTAACCTGCTCTCCATTTGATGCTCAATGTCCCTTTCCCCATCTCACTCAGTGATCTAACTCTGTAACTCCCCGCCCCATCCTATTCTTGTACTGTGCATCTCTTTGTGTCTGTCATTCTTTCTCTTTGACTGTTTGCCTCCCTGtactcttctctctttctgtcatTTCTCATGACTATCTTATGttccttttaattctttttctttaccagaaacaaaaaagataaCAGAAAGATGAATATTTGGATGCTTTCTGTCCTAGAAGCATCTTGGTCTCTGCCCACTCTTCCCTCCTTATCCACCTATTTTTTCGCTTGCACCGTATTTGTCTTTCTCTATTTCTGCTGCTCACACCCTTGTGCTTGTAAGCACTGTTCCAGCATCAGATTCTTCTACTTGCACTGCACTTACTCTGTGATCTAATTATGACCAATCACTCTCCACAGCAGCCTGTCATTCACACACTGAGAGGCCTTCACTGTGTTTTGAAGAGTGGCTTCACGAATGAGAAGAAGGTCTCTGTTCAGTCTTCTTTTTCAGTGCCTGGCTCTAATCACAGGTCCTGTgttcttgctgctttctcttgAGGCAGCCCAGAGCTATGTATCCACCAGCTTGTACCTAACTACCAGCCTGCTCAGTTGCCCCCTGCAACACCTCTTCATTCATTATTACTCTTCTAGTACCAGCCACATTCTGAATTCCTCCCTAGCAAAAAAACACTGGGATGGTGAActgcagagagaagggaagcaggaaataaTGTTAATGagcatttctatttaaaaaaatggctTCTGTGAttcaaaattttcttcatttttttcttacagtgaaaaataatcAGTGATCATGATATTAGTTTTGGGgtaatttcttgttttttacCCTTATCTGAAGACACTAGTTGCTCCACAGGGGCAAAACcactgaacagagaaaaaagggaaagaaatgagaaaagagagagttagaagaaaaattagaaacatTATGAAGGAAAACTGTTTCACCaaaaacttcacaaaaaaaaaaaaaaaaaggaaagcctaTTTTCCCTAAACTTTTTGATGTgctgaaaagcagttttctatGTGGGCTTTGACGGAGCATCAGCATAATAATCACTGTTGTTCACTTGGCTTATATGGCTCTTCAGTGAGTGTTAACATTTTCCACAACTCctctgttgtgttttctgcttatgtgctaaaagcaaaagtacaagacagaaaatcacccttatcctggcccaaaccaggacaatgtgACACAGCCTAGGTAAGAATTTTGCAAGCCTCTGGTCTATCATGCCTGCTCATTTCCCATGCAACTGTCTGGGTTatcttctctggacaacctgagGACCTGTCACATATAGAAGGGTGccccctctccagcacctcttTCCCACATCTCTGTAATAACCACTGGGTTTGTGAGAAGACCAACAcacacctgtgtgtgtgtgtgtgtgtgtgtgtgtgtgtgtgtgtcagagaATAGATACCTCTATTCTCACAGGTTTGTACGAAAGCAGGGAAACAGGGGAATACAAGGGGATAGGAAGCTGGAAAGTTCTCAGTGtgagaaataaatcaaaactgATAATGAAGAACATGCAGTGCAGGAGAGAAATGTGAGTAGGGGAAAAATGCACTCAGTGTGAACTGCCAGAGAAAGGGGTGATGAAATGAAGTGGGATCAGCTTGTGCATTATTCCTGACTGGGGCAGTTCTTACAGGACAGACCTCACAGAACTGCCTGAGGCTGTTGATGGGCTGCATAAAATGCTTAGTAGAGTTATTTTGCTCTCTGAGTGTGTGCAGGACACTGCAGAGCATTGTTTTCCTATGGAATTCCTCCTCGCCAGAGGCATGCAAGAAGTCCCATGTGGTCCATATCTCTAGGAGCATGTGTGCACAAGGAGAAGTATAACAGAGTAcatgtttttcttgctttttctgtgctaGCAGCACAGGTATTTTTGCCCTGCAGGCCGAGAGCCATGCGGCAAGAAAGAGGATGTGCGAGGGTGGCTTCTCCCTGTGGGACTATCAGGGTAGCAAGGGTGCCTGAGAGAAGCCTGTGCCTCCCTGGTGATGCAGTGTGAGGTGCAATAGGGAGTGCTACAGGAGAGCAAAGCACCTGCACTAGGTAACTAAAGGCAAGAAGGGGTGTGTGACTGTGTGAATGAACACCTCTGGTGCAGTGGCCATGTGCAAGGGTACACGATGGAGAGGAGCTTCCGGAGGAACAGAGGGGATGCCACTGTAAATTGGAGATGAAGTACCCTGCAGTGCTCAGGCTTTATGTTTGCATTGGCAAATGCATGAATGGTGTTTGCATAAGAAACTTTTCCTTGCTTAGACTCTTGgttttaaaagaggaaatttcTAACAAACCCAGATTCCCCTTTCCTCAGCCTAACTGAAGACCCCCAAAAAATCCAGCTCATCGTTATCACTTAAACTGACCCCATCTCCCTGCTAAACATCCTCTCCCTGTCAAAAATAAACGATGACAAAGGATGTGATTATTTTTAACCCATTCACTTCTATTTTGCATTGCTGCAGGGGCGGTGAGTATCTCACCTCAATGAGCACAGCTGTTCTCAGCTGCCTATTTATCCCCACTTGGCAGTGAGGCTGTTAGACAAGTCTCACAACTCCCTTGtcatccccatcctcctgccGCCTCCCCAGAAGGATTCCTGGGCATGGGAGCATCATCATCCCAACAATCTTGAAGTTTGTCTGACATGGGAACTGTACTTGTGTCTGGAGAGGTGTTAGTGTGCCTTCTGCATTAGGTATTCTGTCATCTAGTGATGACACCTTACCCGGGCCCCCAGTCCTGTGCTTGTGCAACTACACTCCTCTTTTGGGCAATGCTAGGAAAGAAACTCTGTACAATCTTCTCTAAAGAGGCTTTAATTTGATCCTTTCTTTGCCTCCGTGGGTTTTTAAGGTttcaaacaacagaaataatttttcttgatgACTGAACTCCAGGCCCTCTCATCTGCCCCAGTCTTCTCAGATACCTTCATCCATCTCCCTCATTGGTGTCCATGTTATGGTTATTTGCAGATATTTTCACAATCTACCCTGCCATAGTTGCTATTTGACTAACCACTACTAATTCACTTACTGTTCCCACTCACAAGGTCACCTGCTTCATCCTCACAGTCACGTCTGCACCTTTCCCTAACATTTTGTATGCAAATTACTGATGCTCTTCTAGTACCGAGAGGTCTGGCCATGAAAAGGATATTTTTGGTGCTCAGCCCTCAACAAAGACATGGCCAACTGGTGGCTCCAGGGTGTGACTACTGTAAATGCTCTCTTGTCTTTTATTGCAGCCTCTTGATGAAGAGGAAACTCTTCCTCTACAACTTCAAGAACCTGCGCTGGGCCAAGGGCCGACGTGAAACCTACCTCTGCTATGTTGTGAAGCGCCGTGACAGTGCCACATCGTGCTCCCTGGACTTCGGATACCTGCGCAACAAGGTATGGGGAGCACCTTGGCATCCTCTTCCTAGATCCGTGCTGACGCACATGCAGCTCCAGTTtgcctggggcagcagggaaatGAGGGCTGACACAGGGATACAGGCACTGGCACACTTGTCCATGAGCATGGACACTGCACTGACACGTACTCTTTAGGGGATGCAGCCTACAGGTAAACCTGTACTCTGTGCTACCCACGATTTTTTCTACCAGCAAGACATCCAtactctctgctgctttgccagcctacctacctacctaccttTCTGCTTAGCTCCCACCCACTGCTCATGTTATCCCAAAACATCAGGGCATCACCGTGCTTTTTCGTTTATTCTGCCGTGCCTTCCGCCTTTGGGTGCTGATCTCCTCCCCTCCTCGTTTCTCCTCCCATCACACCTCATCCAGCTCACACCTCCCTCTTTACCCCTCTCACACCCCGGCTCCCAGCCCCCCCCACCTCACGCCTTGCCCCCCTCCCTCTTTGACAAAAGATGGGCTGCCACGTGGAGGTGCTCTTCCTGCGCTACATCTCAGCCTGGGACCTGGACCCGGGCCGATGCTACCGGATCACTTGGTTCACCTCCTGGAGCCCCTGTTACGACTGCGCCCGGCATGTGGCTGACTTCCTGCGCGCCTACCCCAACCTGACCCTTCGCATCTTCACCGCACGGCTCTACTTCTGTGAGGACCGCAAGGCAGAGCCTGAGGGGCTGAGGCGCCTGCACAGGGCAGGGGCTCAGATTGCTATCATGACCTTCAAAGGTGAGATGTGCAGGTGAGAAAGAGAGGATGGAAAGCTACGAGACGTTAGGGTGACACAGGAGGTTGGGATAAGCTAGGACAAGGACCCAGAGGAGATGATTACGGGATGTGATGATTTAGTAGTCCTATGAGTTGTCAGTGTCCTCCCTGGGGCAGTCTTGAGCTCTCTGTAACTCTCCTGTGCCTTGTGCAGATTACTTCTACTGCTGGAACACGTTTGTGGAGAACAGGGAAAAGTCATTCAAAGCCTGGGAAGGGCTGCATGAAAACTCTGTCCATCTGTCCAGGAAACTTCGACGAATCCTCCTGGTGAGGACAAATTGTCCTTCTCCTGGtgcctcttcctctcttcctcacTATAGttcctttcttctcttgctgCCCATCTCTGCCATCTGCCATTTCATTAATTCCTGTATCTTCACTTTGCAAGTCCCTCACAGCTGTCTCTCTCAACTTCTTTCATATCTTCTCCCGtcattctcttcctcttcttacACGTCTCATCCCATCTCCTGacattccttcctccttccccatctTCATAGGTTACTGCTCACTTGACAACTGACCTAACATTTATATTTTGTCCTGCAGCCACTGTATGAAGTAGATGATTTACGAGATGCCTTTAAGACTCTGGGACTTTGAAGTGAAAATCATCAGCAATCAGAAGACTTCACAAAcacttgttttttggttttcaacTCTCTCCCTTACAATAGAttattctcttctttcctttttacctctctcttctttccagcCCTAAGTCTAGAGGTAAGACTATCCTTACTTTTTCGTTTCCAAGGAGAGTTAAGCTGATCTTTTGAAGAGACATTCCCCAGACTCACACATCATCCACAGATAGCTGGGAATAGGCAGGACTGCAGTGACATTGCCAGAGAGCTATTTGTCCTCCCTTGATCTCTGCAGAGCTCATTCTCACATTCATAGGTGGTCCACTAAGTGGAGTCCTGAGTTCAGCTTTGCCCAGAAGGGAGCAGACAGCCCACAGAGCTCCTGATGTGACTGTTCTCACTGCATTGCACATTTCGTGGTGGCTTCAAGGACCAACCCTCTTGGCTCTTAGAGCTGCACtatgctgagctgctctgcgTCCTCCCCTGTGAAATGATGTATTTGTCCTTCTGGATGTATGTAGCAAATTGAAAACCATCACCAGTTAAGTGGTATAGCCTATGTCCTAACCACAAAATTGAACAGTTATTGGAAAGGTCAATCAAGAGTGTTGAAATGAGTCCTGGAAAGCCCATCTAGTTTAGGTTGAAAACCTCCCTTGAAGCAACCAGGTCATCTATGGGGACTGTTTGTAGTGCCTTCTGTCCAGAAAAGAGCCACGGGTCCCAGTTTTGTGCCCTAGTAGAGGTTGAAACTAGACAATATAAgcctaaaatgaaaacagaagattCACTGGGCAAAATTTTCAAGTGTGAGCTGCAATTCTGGATGTTCAGCAAGTATATCCCTTGAAGAAGTAGGAAGTACACTGAACTATTACTTTTGGTGAAAACCATGGCAGCTCAGGGTCAATACTGATCAGTGTGTGGACTTCCTGCCCACCAGAAAGGAGCCACCAAGGGACTTCACCACTGCATTGTTTTTCTAGCATACATCTACTGAAAAACACCCTTTACTTCCATATTGTGTTGTCCCTCAGACAGTTTCTTATTCCTGTAAGTTGAGGGTGTGGCATTTTAAATGATTAACTGTTATCCACATCATTCACCACCTGTTTCTTGACATAGCACATAGAGGAGAACCACACCTCCCACTGCTGGAGTACGTTCCATCCACATTTTCTCCTTGATCAGACCGGCAGTATGTTCCCACCCTAGCCAACTGTCCTCTGCTGGAGGGACCTTAACATTGGTACAGTCTCCACTTTTTTTCAGGCCCTTTCACTGCCCATGGTACGGCCAGATATGACAAGTACAGTGACTGGACTGAGAgctgaccagaaaaaaaatacctagaATGAACTAAGCTTTACAGCCTGTAGCTAGCCAGCTTCCTTAGGGGTCAAAATTAAATTACCTTCCTGCCTGGCAATCACAGTGTTTCTGCTAGGGGAGCCCATTAGCAGCTGATCTTGTGGACATAGTTTTTATCAAGTTGGAGACATAGGTTCATAGTACACACCTATTCACCGCCACCTTCCCACGACCTAAATTACAGATGGATTGTCCTCTGAGGTTTTGCCAAGGCTCACTGTGTCCCACATTCTGAAGGTGATCTGTCATTTTCTTCATGATGGCTATGAGTTCTCTCTCTGTCCTGTTCCTTTTTCTGGGAAAGGCTGGAAGGCTCCTGTGCATCTCCGTAAAACACCTCCTCTGGTGATAGGCtacctgcagcaggacagcagagagCCCTGCTTCCACAGTACCTCCTCTGCTAGAAGAGGTCACAGCTGGGTGCATCACAATCTTCCTACAACTTCAGACTCCTGAAGCACTCTGAGCCTGGGGAATTTTGACGAGGAATAGCAACAAGAGTTCTTTGCAAAGCATTAATTTAACAGCATGCTGTCGTTAGTTGTTTGATATGGTggatattatttatataaataaatgtcttACAAATTAGTATCTGATTTTGTCATTATTTTGGTACTGTGTGGGTGAGGTAAGTGAAAGTTGACACAAAGGACT contains the following coding sequences:
- the AICDA gene encoding single-stranded DNA cytosine deaminase, with amino-acid sequence MKRIFLVLSPQQRHGQLVAPGCDYCKCSLVFYCSLLMKRKLFLYNFKNLRWAKGRRETYLCYVVKRRDSATSCSLDFGYLRNKMGCHVEVLFLRYISAWDLDPGRCYRITWFTSWSPCYDCARHVADFLRAYPNLTLRIFTARLYFCEDRKAEPEGLRRLHRAGAQIAIMTFKDYFYCWNTFVENREKSFKAWEGLHENSVHLSRKLRRILLPLYEVDDLRDAFKTLGL